In Williamwhitmania taraxaci, the DNA window GTTTCACCCTGCTTAATGTTGCCGAAATCGAAAAAATTTTCAACAAAAACAACCTTAGGCTTGATCGTAGAATCAACTGAACCCATACCCTGAGGTCCCGATTGCTTACCATTACAGCCAGTAACCAACGCTACTAAGAGCGCTACAAGAAACCAACAATTTCTCATTTAAAAAACATTTTCATTCAGGTTGTTTGAAAGGCAAATTTACACTGCGTCTTCGCCGACCAATCCCTTCCCAGATTTGACAATCTTGTTCTCGTTCTTCATCTGATTGATAATCTTATCGAGCACACCATTTATAAAGCTGGCCGAATTTGGAGTACTAAACAACTTTGCCAAATCGATATACTCATTAAAGGACACCTTGATGGGGATATTAGGGAACTCGGCTATCTCGGAAATGGCGGTGAGCATTATCACCGTATCCATAAAGGCAATTCGTTCCACATCCCAGTTGCTCGAATGGAGACCAATAAGGTCGAGATACTCGGAGCGCTTAATCACAGCACGGCGCAACAATCGAGTTGCAAAATCTTCGTCCTCCGACTCCTTGTAGAGAGGCATAAGTTCGCACTTCCCCCCCTTCTCTTCCTTGAAACCCTTTACCGTTTTGATTACCATTCCTAGCACAAACTCAATCTCGTCCATCCAGAAAATACTCTGCTCTTCGAGGCAGGAGTATAGATCGTCAAAATCTTCAACCTCGTTGGTCAAGAAATTAACAACTAGCTGTTTATCTGCTTTAAAATCGCAAGTGTCACTATTGAGATAGTTCTGAAAATACTCCTTTGTGGACATATTAACAAAGAACTTCTTTACCATCTCCGGATAGTTTACCCACGATAACTTGTTGGAATGAATATACACCCCAAGCGCTTCGTTGTTACGGAGCATGTCTAC includes these proteins:
- a CDS encoding transcription antitermination protein NusB, encoding MISRRLLRIKVAKTIYGHLQTPDRTLAQSEKELLHSIKKFNDLYHLFLSLIVEVADYSQSRMDIGKQKHIPTAAEKDPNTRFVNNAVVDMLRNNEALGVYIHSNKLSWVNYPEMVKKFFVNMSTKEYFQNYLNSDTCDFKADKQLVVNFLTNEVEDFDDLYSCLEEQSIFWMDEIEFVLGMVIKTVKGFKEEKGGKCELMPLYKESEDEDFATRLLRRAVIKRSEYLDLIGLHSSNWDVERIAFMDTVIMLTAISEIAEFPNIPIKVSFNEYIDLAKLFSTPNSASFINGVLDKIINQMKNENKIVKSGKGLVGEDAV